Proteins from one Cellulosilyticum lentocellum DSM 5427 genomic window:
- a CDS encoding DUF2577 domain-containing protein translates to MPNLVEIIKQAACEANEAAKPMNLLMGVVTSESPLVITLEQRLPLSEEFLILTKHVTDHYVDMTVSHSTATTNIEDHKHSYQGETEETNIDTHVHSGDAGPTGQTTNTGHKHSYQGQTTSGGGGEHGHNYSGRKKILLHYGLKQGESVLLLRMQGGQKYLVLDRIGEVSVKGEWRNDS, encoded by the coding sequence GTGCCTAATTTGGTAGAAATTATAAAACAAGCAGCATGTGAAGCTAATGAAGCAGCTAAGCCTATGAACTTATTGATGGGAGTAGTTACAAGTGAAAGCCCTTTAGTTATCACCCTAGAACAACGATTACCATTGAGTGAGGAGTTTCTAATATTAACTAAACACGTGACGGATCACTATGTAGATATGACTGTATCGCATTCTACAGCAACAACAAACATAGAAGATCATAAGCATAGCTATCAAGGCGAGACTGAAGAAACTAACATAGACACACATGTACACTCTGGAGATGCAGGTCCAACAGGGCAGACAACTAATACTGGACATAAGCATAGTTATCAGGGACAAACAACTTCTGGTGGTGGTGGAGAGCATGGGCACAATTATTCTGGTAGGAAGAAAATACTACTTCATTACGGGCTTAAGCAAGGTGAGAGTGTTTTATTGCTTAGAATGCAAGGAGGACAGAAGTATTTGGTATTAGACCGTATAGGAGAAGTATCAGTTAAAGGAGAGTGGAGGAATGATTCCTAA